One Natator depressus isolate rNatDep1 chromosome 3, rNatDep2.hap1, whole genome shotgun sequence DNA segment encodes these proteins:
- the RWDD2A gene encoding RWD domain-containing protein 2A, whose amino-acid sequence MAITMKECLELQLLEMEMLFSMFPNKGEISLQDKNALTYVQMYLKNIKEGLPPRIEYSISVDIDEPKVKVDLHVSLPHSYPHSAPELFARSDALNRQNQLQLNKHLTSHISSLDSGELCVCAAVQWVRDNSASYFQNSDVSSETSPKEKAVKIIFHRMWIYSHHIYRQELKKKIFDCAKQLNLTGFCLTGKPGIICVEGLKENAEEFWHVIRYPNWKHISCKHVESMETEGNGEKLHHFHTFEDLQFQAHGDYGLRNDYHMDLGQFLEFLKQHQSEHIFQLLFGVEGKQSDS is encoded by the exons ATGGCTATCACGATGAAAGAATGTCTTGAACTTCAGCTATTGGAAATGGAAATGCTCTTTTCAATGTTTCCTAATAAAGGAGAAATAAGCCTTCAGGACAAAAATGCTCTTACTTATGTGCAGatgtatttgaaaaatataaaagaagGACTGCCACCGCGGATTGAATATTCAATTTCTGTTGATATTGATGAACCAAAG GTAAAAGTAGACTTGCATGTATCCTTGCCTCACAGCTACCCTCATTCAGCACCGGAACTATTTGCAAGATCAGATGCACTAAACAGACAGAATCAACTGCAGCTCAATAAACATCTCACTTCTCACATCAGTTCTTTGGATTCAGGTGAACTGTGTGTATGTGCGGCTGTGCAGTGGGTACGAGACAACAGTGCATCTTATTTCCAAAACAGTGATGTCTCTTCTGAAACGTCTCCAAAAGAAAAGGcagtaaaaataatttttcatcgAATGTGGATCTATAGCCATCATATATATAGACaggaactgaaaaagaaaatctttgaTTGCGCAAAGCAATTAAATTTGACTGGTTTCTGCCTAACAGGGAAACCTGGTATTATCTGTGTGGAGGGGCTCAAAGAAAACGCTGAGGAGTTCTGGCATGTTATTAGATATCCTAACTGGAAACACATTTCCTGCAAACATGTTGAGAGTATGGAAACGGAAGGAAATGGGGAGAAGCTTCATCACTTTCATACTTTTGAAGATTTACAATTCCAGGCACATGGTGATTATGGACTGAGGAATGACTATCACATGGATCTTGGCCAATTCTTAGAATTCCTTAAACAGCATCAAAGTGAACATATTTTTCAATTATTATTTGGTGTTGAAGGCAAACAGTCAGACAGTTAA